One region of Sphingomonas abietis genomic DNA includes:
- the secB gene encoding protein-export chaperone SecB: MAENEAPDFLTVPSANGEDSQPQVGMLAQYTKDFSFENPNAPAVYNWPNQPQIDVQFNIGTQTVADDIHETALKIDITAQAPEGVAFKLELLYGGLFALKNVPADALQPFLLGEAPRLLFPFARRVVADAIRDGGFPPLMLDPIDFNALYFSQLQQNGLMGEPAGQA, translated from the coding sequence ATGGCCGAGAACGAGGCCCCCGATTTCCTGACCGTGCCGTCCGCGAACGGTGAGGACAGCCAGCCGCAGGTCGGCATGCTCGCGCAGTACACCAAGGATTTCTCGTTCGAGAATCCGAACGCGCCGGCCGTCTACAACTGGCCGAACCAGCCGCAGATCGACGTGCAGTTCAACATCGGCACCCAGACCGTCGCCGACGACATCCACGAGACCGCGCTCAAGATCGACATCACCGCGCAGGCCCCCGAGGGCGTCGCCTTCAAGCTCGAGCTGCTCTACGGCGGGCTGTTCGCGCTCAAGAACGTACCGGCCGATGCGCTCCAGCCGTTCCTGCTCGGCGAGGCCCCGCGCCTGCTCTTCCCGTTCGCGCGCCGCGTCGTCGCCGATGCGATCCGCGATGGCGGCTTCCCGCCGCTGATGCTCGATCCGATCGACTTCAACGCGCTCTATTTCTCGCAGCTTCAGCAGAATGGCCTGATGGGCGAGCCGGCAGGCCAGGCCTGA
- a CDS encoding Tim44/TimA family putative adaptor protein produces MPQIIILACVALFVAFRLYAVLGRRTGHEQPLAKPADIQQAPLVARPQVEPVAERKAADPAGTVAAMIDPHALDGVRQIVSADSNFDVASFLDGARSAYRMVLEAFWRGDEAELRRLVDDEVYEAFADSIAARREAGETVENKLVSIERSTIDQAGMSAQMAIVTVRFDADISAITRDADGHVVAGSLSDAVQTRDLWTFSRHVKADDPNWILIETDEAA; encoded by the coding sequence GTGCCCCAGATCATCATTTTGGCGTGTGTTGCCCTGTTCGTCGCCTTCCGGCTCTATGCCGTGCTGGGGCGTCGTACCGGCCATGAGCAGCCGCTTGCCAAGCCCGCCGACATCCAGCAGGCGCCGCTGGTCGCGCGTCCGCAGGTCGAGCCCGTCGCCGAGCGCAAGGCCGCCGATCCGGCCGGAACCGTGGCCGCCATGATCGATCCCCATGCGCTGGACGGCGTGCGGCAGATCGTCTCCGCCGATTCGAATTTCGACGTGGCAAGCTTCCTCGATGGCGCCCGCTCGGCCTATCGCATGGTGCTGGAGGCGTTTTGGCGCGGCGACGAGGCCGAACTGCGCCGGCTGGTCGATGACGAGGTCTACGAGGCCTTCGCCGATTCGATCGCCGCGCGCCGCGAGGCTGGCGAGACGGTGGAGAACAAATTGGTCTCGATCGAGCGTTCCACGATCGACCAGGCCGGCATGTCCGCGCAGATGGCGATCGTCACCGTGCGCTTCGATGCCGATATCTCCGCGATCACCCGCGATGCAGACGGCCATGTCGTCGCCGGATCGCTGAGCGACGCGGTGCAGACCCGCGATCTGTGGACGTTCAGCCGCCATGTGAAGGCGGACGATCCCAACTGGATTCTGATCGAGACCGACGAGGCGGCATGA
- the mltA gene encoding murein transglycosylase A, whose translation MNRRALATATLSSLALASCVGPRGGNDVGRGEPPRPVRPAPSAPAVAVAGNALLSGVRLGPSVASLRIDPAKAGAVLAAFRTSCVALVKRSDTSGLTRTADWQPACAAAANWPDGEAASFFPRYFETAQIGTGDLYATGYYEPEIQGSQQPSLGYDVPIYGLPDDMVTADLGQFSPDLKGKTIRGKVQGGKLVPYPDRAQIQGGAIQGHAPVIGYAADKIAFFFLQIQGSGQLRQPDGSIVRIGYAGQNGQPYTGIGKWMLAQGMLAPGQASMQGIVGWLKAHPDQADAVMNQNHSFVFFKYLNGPPLGALGVPVAGHVSVAADPAYTPLGAPVWLAPDRPEAAGLWVAQDTGGAIKGANRFDTFWGAGDEAARIAGGMSARGRAYLLLPVGTVERLSGGQQGHDGQIPQA comes from the coding sequence ATGAACCGCCGCGCGCTGGCGACGGCCACCCTGTCCTCGCTGGCGCTGGCCTCCTGCGTGGGGCCGCGCGGCGGCAACGACGTCGGGCGCGGCGAACCGCCTCGGCCGGTGCGTCCCGCACCGTCGGCGCCCGCCGTGGCCGTGGCCGGCAATGCCCTGTTGTCGGGTGTCCGGCTCGGGCCGTCGGTCGCGTCGCTGCGGATCGATCCGGCCAAGGCCGGCGCGGTGCTGGCGGCGTTCCGGACCTCCTGCGTCGCCCTCGTCAAGCGCAGCGACACTAGCGGCCTGACCAGGACGGCGGACTGGCAACCCGCCTGTGCCGCCGCCGCGAACTGGCCCGACGGCGAGGCCGCCAGTTTCTTCCCGCGCTATTTTGAGACGGCGCAGATCGGCACCGGCGATCTCTATGCGACGGGCTATTACGAACCGGAAATCCAGGGATCGCAGCAGCCCAGCCTGGGCTATGACGTGCCGATCTACGGCCTGCCGGACGACATGGTGACCGCCGACCTCGGCCAGTTCTCGCCCGATCTCAAGGGCAAGACGATCCGCGGCAAGGTGCAGGGCGGCAAGCTCGTCCCCTATCCCGATCGCGCGCAGATCCAGGGGGGCGCCATCCAGGGCCATGCGCCGGTGATCGGCTATGCGGCCGACAAGATCGCCTTCTTCTTCCTCCAGATCCAGGGGTCGGGGCAGCTGCGCCAGCCCGACGGCAGCATCGTCCGCATCGGCTATGCCGGGCAGAATGGCCAGCCTTACACCGGCATCGGCAAGTGGATGCTGGCGCAGGGGATGCTGGCACCCGGGCAGGCCTCGATGCAGGGCATCGTCGGCTGGCTGAAGGCGCATCCCGATCAGGCCGATGCGGTGATGAACCAGAATCACAGCTTCGTGTTCTTCAAATATCTCAATGGGCCGCCACTGGGCGCGCTCGGCGTGCCGGTGGCGGGGCACGTCTCGGTCGCCGCCGATCCGGCCTATACCCCGCTCGGCGCGCCGGTGTGGCTCGCGCCCGATCGGCCCGAGGCGGCGGGCCTGTGGGTGGCACAGGATACCGGCGGGGCGATCAAGGGCGCCAACCGCTTCGATACCTTCTGGGGCGCAGGCGACGAGGCGGCGCGGATCGCCGGCGGCATGTCGGCGCGGGGGCGCGCCTATCTGCTGTTGCCGGTGGGGACCGTCGAGCGTCTGAGTGGCGGGCAACAGGGCCATGACGGGCAAATCCCGCAAGCCTGA
- a CDS encoding carbon-nitrogen hydrolase family protein produces the protein MRIAAIQCPAIADDAVRTCEAIVQRLRWATKEAIDLLVFPEAYLLGHSYEPGVIRSRAEKASEALADLCQQVATFPVTLVVGAFNLAPPDTQNSAFVVERGRISGRYAKAYPNEPGVAAGREFPTFVRSAIRYGINICNDANHPDAAEQVARGGADLILYPLNNMLPPATAERWREKSLANLVARARQTRCWVASSDVIGQSQGLLSYGCTAIVAPDGHVAARVPELREGAAVFELPERQLQPMTA, from the coding sequence ATGCGGATCGCAGCCATCCAATGCCCGGCAATCGCCGACGATGCTGTCCGAACCTGCGAGGCCATCGTGCAGCGCCTTCGCTGGGCCACCAAGGAGGCCATCGACCTCCTTGTGTTTCCCGAGGCATACCTGCTGGGCCACTCATATGAGCCGGGGGTGATCCGTTCCCGTGCCGAAAAGGCATCGGAGGCCTTGGCCGATTTGTGCCAACAGGTTGCCACTTTCCCAGTTACGCTGGTGGTCGGCGCCTTCAACCTCGCGCCTCCGGATACCCAAAACAGCGCATTCGTCGTCGAGCGCGGGCGGATTTCCGGCCGCTATGCCAAGGCATATCCCAATGAGCCGGGAGTGGCAGCCGGACGCGAGTTTCCCACGTTCGTAAGATCGGCGATCCGCTATGGCATCAACATCTGCAATGATGCCAATCATCCCGACGCTGCCGAGCAGGTTGCGAGAGGGGGTGCTGACCTGATCCTTTATCCACTTAACAACATGTTGCCGCCCGCGACGGCCGAACGTTGGCGCGAGAAGAGCTTAGCGAACCTCGTGGCCCGCGCCCGCCAAACCCGGTGTTGGGTCGCGTCGTCGGACGTGATCGGCCAGTCTCAAGGCCTTCTGAGTTACGGTTGTACTGCCATTGTCGCTCCGGATGGGCACGTCGCAGCGCGCGTGCCGGAGCTTAGAGAAGGGGCCGCGGTCTTTGAGCTACCGGAACGGCAGCTTCAGCCTATGACGGCCTGA
- a CDS encoding Smr/MutS family protein has translation MSPLRPPQNTLDGGWDKRLSRGVVAPDATIDLHGYTLSAAHTQLEAELGQAIARHARLILLVTGRPPPPGRSRLDNPMRGVIRASIGDWLHHSRHASRIAAVRNAHPRHGGAGALYVILRRVRD, from the coding sequence GTGTCCCCGTTGCGCCCCCCGCAGAACACCCTCGATGGCGGCTGGGACAAGCGGCTCAGCCGCGGCGTGGTGGCGCCGGATGCCACCATCGATCTGCACGGCTACACGCTGTCGGCGGCGCATACCCAGTTGGAGGCAGAACTAGGGCAGGCGATCGCGCGCCATGCGCGGCTGATCCTGCTCGTCACCGGCCGGCCGCCGCCACCGGGGCGCAGTCGCCTCGACAATCCGATGCGCGGCGTGATCCGCGCCTCGATCGGCGACTGGCTCCATCATTCCCGCCACGCATCGCGGATCGCGGCGGTGCGCAACGCGCACCCGAGGCATGGCGGGGCGGGGGCGCTCTATGTGATCCTGCGGCGGGTGCGGGATTAG
- the dnaA gene encoding chromosomal replication initiator protein DnaA, which produces MNQAVGTVGAMHVTIDDPIELAWESIRSGLRRDCGARTFDNWLKPSRLAGFDEDEGLVQIALPSEFMANWVDTHYGERLLHAWRAHLPQVRRVTVSAGIDSVKPALFTVAPVIEPEQDDSVEPTGTVEGIQLEARYTFDSFVTGKANEVAYNAARTVAEGGALTFNPLFLHGGTGLGKTHLMHAIGHEYRRHVPKAKIVYMSAEKFMFEFVGALRAKDTHNFKQRLRSADLLMIDDVQFIAGKDSTQEEFFHTMNEIISAGKRLVITADRSPQDLEGIEARILSRLSWGLVADVNPADFELRLAIISRKLESMPQVSVSQEVQLFLAKRIASNVRELEGALNRVIAYAMLSNRPIDVAFVEETLTDVLRAHQRRITIDEIQRKVSDHFRIRQSEMTSARRAREVARPRQIAMYLAKQLTPRSLPEIGRRFGGRDHTTVIHAVKQIEKLRKADAEIDADVRLLLRQLEG; this is translated from the coding sequence GTGAACCAGGCTGTCGGGACGGTGGGAGCGATGCATGTCACGATCGATGATCCAATCGAACTGGCGTGGGAATCGATCCGCTCGGGCCTGCGCCGCGATTGTGGCGCCCGCACCTTCGACAATTGGCTGAAGCCCTCCCGCCTCGCCGGCTTCGACGAGGATGAGGGGCTGGTGCAGATCGCACTCCCGTCCGAGTTCATGGCGAACTGGGTGGACACCCATTATGGCGAGCGCCTGCTTCACGCATGGCGCGCGCATCTGCCGCAGGTCCGCCGCGTGACGGTGTCCGCCGGCATCGATTCGGTGAAGCCGGCGCTGTTCACCGTCGCCCCCGTGATCGAGCCGGAGCAGGACGATTCGGTCGAGCCGACCGGCACCGTCGAGGGCATCCAGCTCGAGGCCCGCTACACCTTCGACAGCTTCGTCACCGGCAAGGCCAACGAAGTCGCCTACAACGCCGCGCGCACCGTGGCGGAAGGCGGCGCGCTGACCTTCAACCCGCTGTTCCTCCATGGCGGCACCGGGCTCGGCAAGACCCACCTGATGCACGCGATCGGCCATGAATATCGCCGCCATGTGCCGAAGGCGAAGATCGTCTACATGTCGGCCGAGAAGTTCATGTTCGAGTTTGTCGGTGCGCTGCGCGCCAAGGACACGCACAACTTCAAGCAGCGCCTGCGCTCGGCCGACCTGCTGATGATCGACGACGTCCAGTTCATCGCCGGCAAGGACTCCACCCAGGAGGAGTTCTTCCACACGATGAACGAGATCATCTCGGCCGGTAAGCGGCTGGTGATCACCGCCGATCGCTCGCCGCAGGATCTGGAAGGGATCGAAGCCCGTATCCTCTCGCGGCTGAGCTGGGGGCTGGTCGCCGACGTCAATCCGGCCGACTTCGAGCTTCGCCTCGCGATCATCTCGCGCAAGCTCGAGAGCATGCCGCAGGTCAGCGTCTCGCAGGAGGTGCAGCTGTTCCTCGCCAAGCGGATCGCGTCCAACGTCCGCGAACTGGAAGGCGCGCTCAACCGCGTGATCGCTTACGCGATGCTGTCGAACCGGCCGATCGACGTCGCCTTCGTGGAGGAGACGCTCACCGACGTGCTGCGTGCCCACCAGCGTCGCATCACCATCGACGAGATCCAGCGCAAGGTGTCGGACCATTTCCGCATCCGCCAGTCCGAGATGACCTCGGCCCGGCGCGCGCGCGAAGTCGCCCGGCCGCGCCAGATCGCGATGTATCTCGCCAAGCAGCTGACGCCGCGTTCGCTGCCCGAGATCGGCCGTCGCTTCGGCGGGCGCGATCACACCACGGTGATCCACGCGGTCAAGCAGATCGAGAAGCTCCGCAAGGCGGATGCCGAGATCGATGCCGACGTGCGCCTGCTGCTGCGCCAGCTGGAAGGCTGA
- the trpS gene encoding tryptophan--tRNA ligase, translating into MTKRVVSGIQPTGNLHLGNYLGAIRNWVRMQDEVAREGGECFFFLADLHAITVYNDPKELARNVRSMAAALIAAGVDPAKSTLFNQAAVSAHAELGWILNCTARIGWLNRMTQFKEKSGKNREGASIGLFAYPVLQAADVLIYRATHVPVGEDQKQHLELARDIATKFNTDYETELFVLPEPMIPASAARIMSLRDGSAKMSKSDPSDMSRINLTDDADTITAKIRKAKTDADPLPANPAGLEGRPEAKNLVGIYAALADTGAADVLARFEGQGFGAFKPALAELVVETLGPISARLSELERDPGELDRILAHGAAKARAAAEPVVAVAYASLGLTRETR; encoded by the coding sequence ATGACCAAACGTGTAGTCTCGGGCATCCAGCCCACCGGAAACCTTCACCTCGGCAATTATCTGGGGGCGATCCGCAATTGGGTGCGGATGCAGGACGAGGTGGCGCGCGAAGGCGGGGAATGCTTCTTCTTCCTCGCCGATCTCCATGCGATCACGGTCTATAACGATCCGAAGGAACTGGCGCGGAACGTCCGCTCGATGGCGGCCGCGCTGATCGCCGCCGGCGTCGATCCGGCGAAATCGACGCTGTTCAACCAGGCGGCGGTCTCCGCCCATGCCGAACTCGGCTGGATCCTGAACTGCACCGCGCGGATCGGCTGGCTGAACCGCATGACCCAGTTCAAGGAAAAGTCCGGCAAGAATCGCGAGGGCGCCTCGATCGGGCTGTTCGCCTATCCGGTGCTCCAGGCCGCCGACGTGCTGATCTACCGCGCCACCCACGTTCCCGTCGGCGAGGACCAGAAGCAGCATCTCGAACTCGCCCGCGACATCGCGACCAAGTTCAACACCGATTACGAGACCGAACTGTTCGTGCTGCCCGAGCCGATGATCCCGGCCTCCGCCGCGCGGATCATGTCGCTGCGCGACGGCAGCGCCAAGATGTCCAAGTCCGATCCGTCGGACATGAGCCGCATCAACCTCACCGACGATGCCGACACGATCACCGCCAAGATCCGCAAGGCCAAGACCGATGCGGACCCCCTGCCCGCCAATCCGGCGGGCCTGGAGGGGCGACCCGAGGCGAAGAATCTGGTCGGCATCTATGCGGCACTCGCCGATACCGGCGCGGCCGACGTGCTGGCCCGATTCGAGGGCCAGGGCTTCGGCGCGTTCAAGCCGGCGCTCGCCGAGCTGGTGGTGGAGACGTTGGGGCCGATTTCCGCCCGCCTCAGCGAACTCGAGCGCGATCCGGGCGAACTCGACCGCATTCTCGCGCATGGCGCCGCCAAGGCCCGCGCCGCGGCCGAGCCGGTCGTCGCCGTCGCCTACGCTTCTTTGGGGCTGACACGCGAAACTCGATGA
- the dapE gene encoding succinyl-diaminopimelate desuccinylase — translation MTGPIDPVALAADLIRCASVTPADAGAQDVLTAALEAQGFTVHRFTSGEAPHGPVENMIAIRGQGAPHFAFAGHSDVVPAGQGWTAGAFEPEIRGDLLYGRGAVDMKGAIAAFIAATERVQDHAGTLSLLITGDEEGPALYGTRAIIDWLDARGIRPDMVLVGEPTSDKRLGDTIKIGRRGSINAWITVPGTQGHVAYPHLADNPVARLVRILDRLQRWHLDDGNAWFQPSNLEITDIEVASGATNIIPGSAGARLNIRFNDVQQGAALEAEIRRIVAEEAPRGTVEALISGEAFLTAPGALSSLMSDAIRGVTGVDAEYSTTGGTSDARFLSQIAPTVEFGLCNATMHKLDEAVAVEDLRVLADIYEAVLRKALRP, via the coding sequence ATGACCGGCCCGATCGACCCCGTGGCGCTCGCCGCAGACCTGATCCGCTGCGCCAGCGTGACGCCTGCCGATGCCGGCGCGCAGGACGTGCTGACCGCCGCGCTGGAGGCGCAGGGCTTCACCGTCCACCGCTTCACCAGCGGCGAGGCCCCGCACGGGCCGGTGGAGAATATGATCGCGATCCGCGGGCAAGGCGCGCCGCATTTCGCCTTCGCCGGGCATAGCGACGTGGTGCCTGCCGGGCAGGGCTGGACCGCCGGCGCCTTCGAGCCCGAAATCCGGGGCGACCTGCTCTACGGGCGCGGCGCGGTCGACATGAAGGGCGCGATCGCCGCCTTCATCGCGGCGACCGAACGGGTGCAGGACCATGCCGGCACGCTCAGCCTGCTGATCACCGGCGACGAGGAAGGCCCCGCCCTATACGGGACGCGCGCGATCATCGACTGGCTCGATGCGCGCGGCATCCGGCCGGACATGGTGCTGGTCGGCGAGCCGACCTCCGACAAGCGGCTCGGCGACACGATCAAGATCGGCCGGCGCGGATCGATCAACGCCTGGATCACCGTGCCCGGCACCCAGGGCCATGTCGCCTACCCCCACCTCGCCGACAATCCGGTGGCGCGGCTGGTCCGCATCCTCGATCGGCTCCAGCGCTGGCATCTCGACGACGGCAATGCCTGGTTCCAGCCCTCCAACCTCGAGATCACCGATATCGAGGTGGCGAGCGGCGCGACCAACATCATCCCCGGTTCGGCCGGGGCGCGGCTCAACATCCGCTTCAACGATGTCCAGCAGGGCGCCGCGCTGGAGGCCGAAATCCGCCGCATCGTCGCCGAGGAGGCCCCGCGCGGCACCGTCGAGGCGCTGATCTCGGGCGAAGCCTTCCTGACCGCGCCGGGCGCCCTGTCCAGCTTGATGTCGGACGCGATCCGGGGCGTAACCGGGGTGGACGCCGAATATTCCACCACCGGTGGCACCTCCGACGCCCGCTTCCTCTCGCAGATCGCGCCGACCGTCGAGTTCGGCCTGTGCAACGCGACGATGCACAAGCTCGACGAGGCGGTGGCGGTCGAGGATCTGCGGGTGCTGGCCGATATCTACGAGGCGGTGCTGAGGAAGGCGCTGCGCCCTTAG
- a CDS encoding glutathione S-transferase: MLKLIIGNKAYSSWSMRGWLAVKQSGLPFEEIVVPLYDADWDKRREGDEFAPSSGKVPILWDGDTVVWDSLAIVEWLADRVGRETFWPADDAARAMARSMAAEMHSGFAALRRECSMNIRQRFPDYQPSDAVEADLARLYALWAQARARFGTGGEFLFGGFGAVDIMFAPVCTRIVSYGLPLPRFAVPYLQAVFAHPFVQDWIANAQAEDWVIEKFETLPAQG, from the coding sequence ATGCTCAAGCTCATCATCGGCAACAAGGCCTATTCCTCCTGGTCCATGCGCGGCTGGCTGGCCGTCAAGCAGTCCGGCCTCCCGTTCGAGGAGATCGTCGTGCCGCTCTACGACGCGGATTGGGACAAGCGCCGCGAGGGCGACGAGTTCGCCCCCTCCTCCGGCAAGGTGCCGATCCTGTGGGACGGCGACACGGTGGTGTGGGATTCGCTGGCGATCGTCGAATGGCTGGCCGATCGGGTCGGCCGCGAGACCTTCTGGCCGGCCGACGACGCCGCCCGCGCCATGGCCCGCTCGATGGCCGCCGAGATGCATTCGGGCTTCGCGGCGCTGCGCCGCGAATGCTCGATGAACATCCGCCAGCGCTTCCCGGACTATCAGCCGTCGGACGCGGTGGAGGCCGATCTCGCCCGCCTCTACGCGCTGTGGGCGCAGGCCCGCGCCCGCTTCGGCACCGGCGGCGAGTTCCTCTTCGGCGGCTTCGGCGCGGTCGACATCATGTTCGCGCCGGTCTGCACCCGCATCGTCTCCTACGGGCTGCCGCTGCCGCGCTTCGCCGTGCCCTATCTCCAGGCGGTGTTCGCGCACCCGTTCGTGCAGGACTGGATCGCCAACGCCCAGGCCGAGGATTGGGTGATCGAGAAGTTCGAGACGCTGCCGGCGCAGGGTTGA
- a CDS encoding DUF4136 domain-containing protein: MTIKRLLLSVAAPIALLGVSGCATNFHANVSRFQRLPAPQGQTFRIEPLNARDRGGLEFATYANEAAAHLTQIGYREAAPGGAADMIVQLGYGVDRGQQKVTTTPGFNCGFGGGWGGGWGGGFGGWGGWGGGWGGRGWGYGWGDPYSPFGCPDVESYTIYSSSLAMTITQSDGKRLFEGRARAHSTTDDLTQLVPNLIDAMFTGFPGNSGQDIRITIPPRQKPKAS; encoded by the coding sequence ATGACCATCAAACGCCTGTTGCTTTCCGTTGCTGCCCCGATCGCCCTGCTGGGCGTCAGTGGCTGCGCCACGAATTTCCATGCCAACGTCTCGCGCTTCCAGCGGCTTCCCGCGCCGCAGGGCCAGACCTTCCGGATCGAGCCGCTCAATGCGCGCGATCGCGGTGGTCTGGAATTCGCGACCTATGCCAATGAGGCGGCGGCCCATCTCACCCAGATCGGCTATCGCGAGGCCGCGCCGGGTGGCGCTGCCGACATGATCGTCCAGCTCGGCTACGGCGTCGATCGCGGCCAGCAGAAGGTCACGACCACGCCCGGCTTCAACTGCGGCTTCGGCGGTGGCTGGGGTGGCGGCTGGGGCGGCGGCTTCGGTGGCTGGGGCGGTTGGGGCGGCGGCTGGGGCGGTCGCGGCTGGGGCTATGGCTGGGGCGATCCCTACAGCCCGTTCGGTTGCCCGGACGTCGAGAGCTACACCATCTATTCCAGCTCGCTCGCCATGACGATCACCCAGTCCGACGGCAAGCGGCTGTTCGAGGGTCGCGCCCGCGCCCATTCGACCACCGACGATCTGACCCAGCTCGTCCCGAACCTGATCGACGCGATGTTCACCGGCTTCCCCGGCAATTCGGGGCAGGACATCCGCATCACCATCCCGCCGCGCCAGAAGCCCAAGGCTTCCTGA
- the murJ gene encoding murein biosynthesis integral membrane protein MurJ: MSLVRNTATIGGLTLVSRVLGFVRDQLMAHFVGAGFANDAFLVAWRLPNLFRALFAEGAFSAAFVPMFNRVVGQAEAEGHEGLPEGLRFAENVLSVLFPFLAMFTTIMIAFPRPIVWLITFGFKEGGGPEKFDLAVQLTQITFPYLALISLVSLMGGIMNSMNRFWVNAAAPVLLNICMIAALVFFRGNTPTDIAHTQAIAVTVSGVAQLIWLILAARSAGVTLRLKRPTLNPEVKKLLAIIWPAAIGAGAIQFNLLVITMLAAGFLPSGSVSYIYYADRLNQLPLALVGIGVGTAILPVISRQIGAGDGKAAIHTQNRAIELSLLLTLPATAGLMIGATTMIRALFQTGAFTAHDTHASAAVLTAFSCGLPAYILIKVFTPGFYARADTKTPVRIAMAEMACNMALNLFFVFGTNLSYVGLAISGASCAWINVGLLYWVLHRRGHFSIDAQLKRRAVRLLLATLAMAALLLWLDPWTAAHAGGDLLARIEALLLLIVPACACYFGCAFLFGAFDWQETKALLRRRRAPAGGA, encoded by the coding sequence GTGAGCCTCGTCAGGAACACCGCGACGATCGGCGGGCTGACCCTGGTCAGCCGCGTCCTCGGCTTCGTGCGCGATCAGCTGATGGCGCATTTCGTCGGCGCAGGCTTCGCCAACGACGCCTTCCTGGTCGCGTGGCGGCTGCCCAACCTGTTCCGCGCGCTGTTCGCCGAGGGCGCCTTCTCGGCCGCCTTCGTGCCGATGTTCAACCGCGTCGTCGGCCAGGCCGAGGCCGAAGGTCACGAGGGGCTGCCCGAGGGGCTGCGCTTCGCCGAGAATGTGCTCTCGGTGCTGTTCCCCTTCCTCGCCATGTTCACGACGATCATGATCGCCTTTCCGCGGCCGATCGTCTGGCTGATCACCTTCGGCTTCAAGGAGGGCGGCGGCCCCGAGAAATTCGACCTCGCCGTCCAGCTGACCCAGATCACCTTCCCCTATCTGGCGCTGATCAGCCTGGTGTCGCTGATGGGCGGCATCATGAACTCGATGAACCGCTTCTGGGTGAATGCGGCGGCGCCGGTGCTGCTCAACATCTGCATGATCGCGGCCTTGGTGTTCTTCCGGGGCAACACCCCGACGGACATCGCCCATACCCAGGCGATCGCGGTCACGGTATCGGGGGTGGCGCAGCTGATCTGGCTGATCCTCGCCGCGCGATCGGCCGGCGTGACGCTCCGGCTCAAGCGGCCGACGCTCAATCCCGAGGTGAAGAAACTGCTGGCGATCATCTGGCCGGCGGCGATCGGCGCCGGCGCGATCCAGTTCAACCTGCTCGTCATCACCATGCTGGCGGCGGGCTTCCTGCCCTCGGGCTCGGTGTCCTACATCTATTATGCCGACCGGCTGAACCAGCTGCCGCTGGCACTGGTCGGCATCGGCGTCGGCACCGCGATCCTGCCGGTGATCTCGCGCCAGATCGGCGCCGGCGACGGCAAGGCCGCGATCCACACCCAGAACCGCGCGATCGAATTGTCACTGCTGCTCACCCTGCCCGCCACCGCCGGGCTGATGATCGGCGCGACGACGATGATCCGCGCGCTGTTCCAGACCGGCGCCTTCACCGCGCACGACACCCACGCCTCGGCGGCCGTGCTCACCGCCTTCTCCTGCGGCCTGCCCGCCTACATTCTCATCAAGGTGTTCACGCCGGGCTTCTACGCGCGGGCCGACACCAAGACCCCGGTGCGGATCGCGATGGCCGAGATGGCCTGCAACATGGCGCTCAACCTGTTCTTCGTGTTCGGCACCAACCTCTCTTATGTCGGGCTCGCCATCTCGGGTGCGAGCTGCGCGTGGATCAATGTCGGCCTGCTCTACTGGGTGCTGCACCGGCGCGGCCATTTCAGCATCGACGCGCAGCTGAAACGCCGTGCGGTTCGCCTGTTGCTGGCCACGCTGGCGATGGCGGCGCTGCTTTTGTGGCTCGATCCGTGGACCGCCGCGCACGCCGGGGGCGACCTCCTCGCCCGGATCGAGGCGCTGCTGCTGCTGATCGTCCCGGCCTGCGCCTGCTATTTCGGCTGCGCCTTCCTGTTCGGCGCGTTCGACTGGCAGGAGACCAAGGCGCTGCTGCGGCGACGGCGGGCGCCGGCAGGCGGCGCTTGA